Proteins from a single region of Acidobacteriota bacterium:
- a CDS encoding TonB-dependent receptor — translation MSPLTPGGVNETITITSDAPIADPGKIDLGRVMNTREVQNLPNVSRNPYNFALLQSNVTGRPNVEFGVPRINANGYTRRTNYQLDGNNNTQADRGGIRLMPISDTFVAEVQLVTNGFSAEFGNTPGLIMNAVTPSGTNGFHGSASYRFRRTSMSSRPFNISPTAIKPETKVDNFTGALGGPIIKDRWQFYTGYEWVKRDLAGEPQRTITITDANKAALIAAGVPADAFPTAIPASQKVNFFIFRTDAQLNDANRLTGRFNYFTNLSPNNIAGGLNTLQRSIDFDDKSYSIGLQLASIFSPTVINEFRYQYAKRDSRNIANSNSGTGISVVITGVANFGAPENDDTIAPLQVTNQFQDNLTWTRGDHGIKIGGGLNRIDDTRRSNQFARYTFPTLQSYLDARSGLTPRGYTNYVEAFGNPDIVYQSTFYNFFAQDDWKATRRLKINYGLRYDLYDIPEAFANSPFAASQSFKVDKNNFAPRLGVVYSVREGDRPTVFRASAGLYYDTVYLDFYQRALLNNGSPILFNFTFAPATAGSPAFPTTLGSLPAGAVLPVQSIETMSPDFENMYAIHMNFQLEQALTKDLAFTVGYIRSGGRHIPLYRNINRINPTSSLADGRPIFSNTVSAATRLDPRFNNILMAESVGNSNYNAMTLQLSKRFSKDTSSASITLCRNRKTTLRNRISSRPQVGNLVTQDPTSRRRDLGPSLADQRHTFVVSFVGRPQFNFANKALRYLVNNTSSGS, via the coding sequence ATGTCTCCCCTGACGCCTGGCGGAGTTAATGAAACGATCACGATCACGTCCGATGCGCCGATCGCCGATCCGGGAAAGATCGACCTCGGCCGCGTGATGAATACCCGCGAGGTTCAGAATCTTCCGAACGTCTCGCGCAACCCGTACAACTTCGCGCTCTTGCAGAGCAACGTCACGGGACGCCCGAACGTCGAATTCGGAGTTCCGCGAATCAACGCCAATGGTTATACGCGCCGCACGAACTATCAGCTCGACGGCAACAACAACACCCAGGCCGACCGCGGCGGGATTCGCCTGATGCCGATCTCGGATACGTTCGTCGCCGAAGTTCAGCTCGTGACGAACGGATTTTCGGCTGAATTCGGCAACACGCCCGGACTGATCATGAACGCCGTCACGCCCTCGGGAACAAATGGTTTCCACGGTTCGGCCAGCTACCGATTCCGCCGGACGTCGATGTCGTCGCGGCCGTTCAACATCTCGCCGACGGCGATCAAGCCTGAAACCAAGGTCGACAACTTCACCGGCGCTCTCGGCGGGCCGATCATCAAGGATCGCTGGCAGTTCTACACCGGATACGAATGGGTCAAACGCGATCTCGCCGGCGAACCGCAGCGGACGATCACGATCACCGACGCCAATAAGGCCGCGCTGATCGCCGCCGGCGTTCCGGCAGATGCTTTTCCGACGGCTATCCCGGCATCCCAGAAAGTCAACTTTTTCATTTTCCGCACCGACGCCCAACTCAACGATGCGAACCGTCTGACGGGCAGGTTCAACTATTTCACTAATCTTTCGCCGAACAACATCGCCGGCGGATTGAACACTTTGCAGCGAAGCATCGACTTTGACGACAAATCGTATTCGATCGGACTGCAGCTGGCGTCGATCTTCTCCCCGACGGTCATCAACGAGTTTCGTTATCAGTACGCGAAACGCGATTCACGCAACATCGCGAACAGCAATTCGGGCACCGGAATCAGCGTCGTCATCACCGGCGTCGCCAATTTCGGCGCCCCGGAAAACGACGACACGATCGCGCCGCTTCAGGTGACGAACCAGTTTCAGGACAACCTGACGTGGACGCGCGGCGACCACGGAATCAAGATCGGCGGTGGTTTGAACCGCATCGACGATACGCGTCGTTCGAATCAATTCGCGCGCTACACGTTCCCGACGCTGCAGTCGTATCTCGATGCAAGAAGCGGATTGACGCCGCGCGGCTATACCAATTACGTCGAAGCGTTCGGCAATCCGGATATCGTATATCAATCGACGTTCTACAACTTTTTCGCTCAGGACGACTGGAAGGCGACCCGCCGTTTGAAGATCAATTACGGACTCCGCTACGACCTTTACGATATTCCTGAGGCGTTTGCGAACTCGCCGTTTGCGGCATCGCAGTCGTTCAAGGTGGACAAGAACAACTTCGCGCCGCGTCTCGGAGTTGTTTATTCGGTCCGCGAGGGGGATCGCCCGACGGTGTTCCGTGCCAGCGCCGGACTCTATTACGATACGGTCTATCTCGATTTTTACCAGCGCGCGTTGCTCAATAACGGCAGCCCGATCCTGTTCAACTTTACGTTTGCGCCGGCAACCGCCGGATCGCCGGCGTTCCCGACAACCCTCGGTTCATTGCCCGCCGGAGCGGTTTTGCCCGTGCAGAGCATCGAGACGATGTCGCCTGACTTTGAGAATATGTATGCGATCCATATGAATTTTCAGCTTGAACAGGCGCTGACCAAGGATCTCGCGTTCACTGTCGGCTACATTCGTTCGGGCGGCCGTCACATTCCGCTTTACCGCAACATCAATCGAATCAATCCGACGTCGTCGCTTGCCGACGGCCGTCCGATCTTCAGCAACACGGTGAGTGCGGCGACCCGTCTTGATCCCCGTTTCAACAATATCCTGATGGCCGAGTCCGTCGGAAATTCAAATTACAACGCGATGACGCTGCAGCTTTCGAAGCGGTTTTCGAAGGATACCAGTTCAGCGTCAATTACACTTTGTCGAAATCGGAAGACGACGCTCCGGAACAGAATCTCGTCGCGACCCCAGGTCGGAAACCTTGTAACCCAGGATCCGACGAGCCGCCGCCGCGATCTGGGGCCGTCGCTCGCGGACCAGCGTCATACGTTCGTTGTGAGCTTTGTCGGCCGGCCGCAGTTCAACTTCGCGAACAAGGCGTTGCGTTACCTCGTCAACAACACCAGCTCGGGATCATAA
- a CDS encoding carboxypeptidase regulatory-like domain-containing protein, whose product MDNYSRKPFTLFLLTLLTLVLAVAGATAQSQALNGQIEGTVTDANSAAVAGATVSVRNLDTGAERSVTTDSEGSYRLPLLPLGKYRVTVEAPNFKKFVQEGVTLTTGSTATINVSPDAWRS is encoded by the coding sequence ATGGATAACTATTCGCGTAAACCATTCACGTTGTTCTTATTAACCCTGCTGACGCTGGTTCTGGCCGTCGCCGGGGCGACGGCTCAATCACAGGCGCTCAACGGCCAGATCGAAGGAACGGTGACGGACGCCAATTCGGCTGCCGTCGCCGGCGCGACCGTTTCGGTTCGCAATCTCGATACCGGCGCCGAACGCAGCGTAACGACCGATTCGGAAGGCAGTTATCGGCTTCCGTTGCTTCCGCTCGGCAAGTACCGCGTTACCGTCGAAGCGCCGAACTTCAAGAAGTTCGTGCAGGAAGGAGTGACTCTGACGACGGGTTCAACCGCGACGATCAATGTCTCCCCTGACGCCTGGCGGAGTTAA